One Setaria viridis chromosome 7, Setaria_viridis_v4.0, whole genome shotgun sequence genomic region harbors:
- the LOC140223422 gene encoding peroxidase 49-like, which translates to MLDASLADSLQSLCAGGDGNQTTALYVSSADVFDNYYYQNLLANKGLLSSDQGLFSSPEGTANTKDLVRTYSHDEVQFFCNFGWSMIKMGNIPLTGSEGEIRKNCRVVNS; encoded by the coding sequence ATGCTGGATGCCAGCCTCGCCGACAGCCTTCAGAGCCTCTGtgcaggcggcgacggcaacCAGACCACCGCTCTCTACGTCAGCTCCGCCGACGTGTTCGACAACTACTACTACCAGAACCTCCTAGCCAATAAGGGCCTGTTGTCCTCCGACCAGGGCCTCTTTTCAAGCCCGGAAGGCACTGCCAACACAAAGGATCTCGTGCGGACCTACAGCCACGACGAGGTTCAATTCTTCTGCAATTTCGGCTGGTCCATGATCAAGATGGGGAACATCCCTCTCACGGGCTCGGAAGGGGAAATCCGCAAGAACTGCAGGGTTGTCAACTCATGA